The Sulfurimonas sp. genome includes the window TTAGTACTGTCTATTTCACCCTTCATTAAACCTTGAACCATATTATATATATCATGGTGTTGAGGATTGTTCTCTTGATTACTTTGAGAGCATGCTTGAAAAGCAGGTAGATGATTATTATAAGAAGCTGCTTGTTCTCTATAAAAGACATCTCTTATATCATCTTGTGTAACAAAAGGTAAAAGATTGTCATACATCTCTATGTTTGCCATTTCAGCATCTGCTCCATCTTGACAACATTCAGCTAGGCTAGAGCCTATTTGAATTTTGTCATACCAATCATTTATTGGTGGCGTAACATCATAGTTTTTACATAGTTGCTCTAATGCAGTGTAGTGTCTTACCTCTGCTTGAACAATGTTTGAAAAAGGTATAACTGAGCCATAAGTATCTATGACTTTTTGGTAATAAGCATTTGCTTTATACTCATCATAACAAGCGATGCGTAATAACTGTTCTACAACATTAGCATTCACATCTACTTGTTGAGATAGTAGTTGTTCTTCATCTGGATTCATTAATCCTCCTTAATTTGAGATTGTAGTTTATTGATTAACTCAATGTTCTCATCTATGTTTACACCATCTATAATATCATTCCAAATAGTTGGTGCAAAAATTGAAGCATCATAAAGTATAGTAGCTGTTGCCATTATTTTATTAACTTTCACATCTTTTAGTCCATCAATATATTTAGGTAAAGAGTGAATATCATCAAGTGATATATTTTTAACTTCATCTAAAATTGCCTTATCGATTTTAACTCTTAATCTACCAGGCGTATGATGGATTTTAGAAAAATATGAGGATATTTTCAATATATCTTCAGTTTTAATCATCTACTGTCCTTTATTTCTTTATAATAGTAGTGTATTTATTAGATACATTTTATAATTTTTACTAATTATCAATATCACATTTCTCACATAAGCCATAAAGTGCTATATCTAGTTTATTAGTTTTAAAATTCTTTTTAATTGCTAGACTATCAATAAGCTCAATTAATTCAGAGTCAGAAAATTCTACATGTTCACAGCATCTTGAACAAATAAGATGATAATGGTCATTTCCTCTAGTAAGCTCATAAAAAATATTTTTATTAGATGTTTGCTTTGTGATTATTTTATATGATAGAAGAAGTTTTAAAGTTGAATAAACTGATTGTTTAGATGCTTTTACTTGATTCAAAATTTCTTCAATACTAAGATGCCCACTTTTAAAAAAAGCTCTTAAAATATCTTGTCGAATAGGTGTACATTTTAATTTGTCACTTTTTAGCATTGAACAAAAAAGATCAATGTATCGTTCAGTACTTTCAAGAGGCATCTATGCTACTTGTGTTTAAAGTGACGAAAACGATTGATTTCTCCTTTAGCAGAGTCCATCACTATTTTTAATACTAAGGCATCGTCAACCCAACCCATTAATGGGATAAAATCAGGTACAACATCAGTAGGAAGTACAACATAAGCCAAGGCTCCACCGACACTAAGCATAGTTGTTGATTGAAGCTTAAAGCTACTATCAGTCATCATTGAAAAAAGTAGCTTGAAATCACTGTACCAAGATTTATTTTCATGTTGTTGTACAGCAACAGCAGTTTGATTTGCATTATATGTGTTAGAAAGTTCGGAAATAGAATCTAAATCAGGAGGATTGGAACTCATAATGATTACCTTTATCAAAATATAATAGAAGTATAGTACAATATTAAAGCTTAAGATATATTGAGAGTTGTTATCAGTATCATATATATTTAGTATTTAAAATAAATTTATATTTCCACAAAAATTGTGGAAATATAGTTAATCAATAAAATATGGTGTAATTTGTTTTACCCAAGTACTGACGCGTTCATCACTTAAATCGGATTGGTTGTCCTCATCAAGTGCCAAGCCAATAAATTTGCCATCTCTTATAGCATT containing:
- a CDS encoding Fur family transcriptional regulator, which translates into the protein MPLESTERYIDLFCSMLKSDKLKCTPIRQDILRAFFKSGHLSIEEILNQVKASKQSVYSTLKLLLSYKIITKQTSNKNIFYELTRGNDHYHLICSRCCEHVEFSDSELIELIDSLAIKKNFKTNKLDIALYGLCEKCDIDN
- a CDS encoding DUF2202 domain-containing protein: MNPDEEQLLSQQVDVNANVVEQLLRIACYDEYKANAYYQKVIDTYGSVIPFSNIVQAEVRHYTALEQLCKNYDVTPPINDWYDKIQIGSSLAECCQDGADAEMANIEMYDNLLPFVTQDDIRDVFYREQAASYNNHLPAFQACSQSNQENNPQHHDIYNMVQGLMKGEIDSTKITQTLASLGSRDMMLGMAAGAAIAMALSSDASKDVFDKIFNDKDKS
- a CDS encoding YkvA family protein; this encodes MSSNPPDLDSISELSNTYNANQTAVAVQQHENKSWYSDFKLLFSMMTDSSFKLQSTTMLSVGGALAYVVLPTDVVPDFIPLMGWVDDALVLKIVMDSAKGEINRFRHFKHK